CAAGGGAGTTCTTTAAAAAATAGTTCGAACCAGAGATTGAAATTTTGAGTAATTTCCTATTAAATGCCCCTATGAATTTATTAAAATTAAACCTCGCTAAAAATCAAATTTCTACTGATCCTGAACAATTAAAAATTTATGGAAAGGATTGGACAACTTACTTTGATATTCAAAGTTCTGCCCTGGTCTTCCCCGAAACCACTGAAGATGTTGTCCAAATTGTCCAGTGGGCCAATAAAGAAAATGTAGCTCTGGTGCCCTCGGGCGGTCGAACAGGATTATCTGGCGGGGCTTGCACCATCCAAAATGAAGTGATTGTTTCCTTTGAAAGAATGAACCAAATTTTAGAATTTGACTCCTCTGAAAATTCAGTTGTTTGCCAAGCGGGAGTGATCACTGAAGAACTGCAAAATTTTGCCAAAAGCAAAAATTTATTCTATCCGGTTGATTTTGCCGCCCGTGGCTCCTCGCAAATTGGAGGAAATATTGCGACTAATGCGGGTGGAATTAAAGTGATTCGCTATGGTCTTACCAGGGACTGGGTCACGTCCTTAACGGTTGTGACTGGAAAGGGTGAGGTCTTAAAACTCAACAATAATCTTGTTAAAAATGCGACCGGTTATGATCTGAGACATTTATTTATTGGGAGCGAAGGCACCTTGGGTTTTATCACCGAAGCAACCATACAACTTACAAATCCGCCACCTCCCTTGGAAGTTCTTTTACTGGCATGTAGTTCTATGGAAAATGTTCTTCATACCTTTAGACTGTTCAATCAAGAAACTTCACTGTCTGCTTTTGAAATGATCTCGGATATCGCTCTTGAAAAAGTTCTACTGAATACTCATTTGCCTTCCCCTTTTGAAAATAAATATCCTTTTTTTCTCCTTGTTGAAATAGAAAAACCCTCTGAAGAAGCTGAAAATAAAATTCAATCCACCCTAGAGACAGCCTTCACGGAATCCTTTATCACAGATGGCTTGATCGCTCAATCAGAACAACAAGCCAAGACGTTTTGGCGCTACCGAGAAGATACCAGTGAATCCCTAGCTAAATTTTTTCCTTATAAAAACGATATCTCTGTCAGAATTTCTAAAATGATTCCCTTTATTGCTGAATTGGAAAATATCATCAAGACACATTATCCTGATTGGACCGTTGTCTGGTTTGGTCATGTAGGGGATGGAAATCTTCATTTAAATATCTTACGCCCGCCAGAAATGACAAAGGAACTTTTCGTACAGGAATGTCGTAAAGTGGATATTGAAATTTTTCAATGTTTGAAAAAATATTCTGGCAGTATCTCTGCAGAACATGGTGTCGGCTTAACAAAAAAGAATTTTCTTCACTACAGCCGAAGTCCCGAAGAAATCCAAATTTTAAAACAGATCAAAAAGATTTTCGACCCTCAAGGTATCATCAACCCTGGGAAACTTTTGGATTGAACTTTAGGCAGAAAAAAGAAAACCAGCACTTCGGTCAGCACCACAATCCTACTGAACTCCACCCACGGGATTAACAGAAGTTTTTTGACTTCATTTTTATCTTGAAGAGCCTTAAAAACAGGAGGTGGATTTTTCAAAAAACGAGAAAAATCCACCTCCTTTTTTTGTCCATTAGTGAAGGTAACTACGAGATTACTGGATACCAGGATGATTCAACAGCTAGAACTTGACTTGTTTGCCGCTTAGGAAATAAAAACAAAAAATCATTCTGGATTATTTTTAAATAAGGAAAAAATCGACTATGAAGCAAACAGCAAAAATTGTGATTTATACTAAGGTCCCTTGTCCTTATTGCGATAGGGCCATCAATTTATTGGAAGAAAAGAAACTAGATTTTTCTGAAATTGATCTTACAGACAAACCGGATGAAATTCAAAAAATTAAAGACCAAACAGGATGGCGAACAGTTCCTATCATATTGATTAATGATCAAGTCATTGGCGGTTATATGGATTTAAAAGCACTCGATGAAGAAGGAAAATTAGAATCCCTGCTTTATTCCAGGTAATTAGCGGTTGAGACTTTTTGGTATCCTTATTTTCTTAAATATTGCCATCTTTAGCTACTCCAAACGCAATTAAACTTTCGTTTAGAGTAGCTAAATGAAAGTTTAGTTGCGTTTGGAAAAGGAGCTTGATACTCTTAAGTTGGGGGCCCGTGGTGATCAATAGAACTTTTTGGGAAGATAAGATAGATGCTTTGTGGAAAGAAAAAAATCTGATCTGGATTGCAGGAGTCAGGCGTTCTGGAAAAACAACTCTATGTAAAAATTTAAGATTGCCAATATACGACTGTGAACTAGGCTCTGTTCGTCTTCAGCTCGAAGACCCAGAGACATTTTTTACTAATATGAAATCACCGGTTATTGCTCTTGATGAAATTCATAAATTGCCTGACCCATCAAATGTTCTTAAAATTGCAACTGACCATTTTCCTAAAATAAAAATTA
This genomic window from Deltaproteobacteria bacterium contains:
- a CDS encoding FAD-binding oxidoreductase yields the protein MNLLKLNLAKNQISTDPEQLKIYGKDWTTYFDIQSSALVFPETTEDVVQIVQWANKENVALVPSGGRTGLSGGACTIQNEVIVSFERMNQILEFDSSENSVVCQAGVITEELQNFAKSKNLFYPVDFAARGSSQIGGNIATNAGGIKVIRYGLTRDWVTSLTVVTGKGEVLKLNNNLVKNATGYDLRHLFIGSEGTLGFITEATIQLTNPPPPLEVLLLACSSMENVLHTFRLFNQETSLSAFEMISDIALEKVLLNTHLPSPFENKYPFFLLVEIEKPSEEAENKIQSTLETAFTESFITDGLIAQSEQQAKTFWRYREDTSESLAKFFPYKNDISVRISKMIPFIAELENIIKTHYPDWTVVWFGHVGDGNLHLNILRPPEMTKELFVQECRKVDIEIFQCLKKYSGSISAEHGVGLTKKNFLHYSRSPEEIQILKQIKKIFDPQGIINPGKLLD
- a CDS encoding glutathione S-transferase N-terminal domain-containing protein, with protein sequence MKQTAKIVIYTKVPCPYCDRAINLLEEKKLDFSEIDLTDKPDEIQKIKDQTGWRTVPIILINDQVIGGYMDLKALDEEGKLESLLYSR